Part of the Pseudomonas abietaniphila genome is shown below.
GGTTGCGTCACGCCCATGAAGAGGCAGAGTCGCAGCGGGCTTGATGTCGTATGACCTGATCTGAGGGCGCTCGCCAAGGTGCTCCGATCTGATGACAAATGAATGCCCCTGTGGGAGTGAGCTTGCTCACGAAGGCGGCATTCCAGCCCCTGGATCGTTGCGGTTGTGCCGGCCCTTTCGTGAGCAAGCTCACTCCCACAGGTTGAGTGTTTGCCGGGCGAACGCGTTTCATCGCGAGTGAGACCCTCTGCTGGGCCACTCATTGGTCACCGCTCATCCCTCGCCCGATAAATAATTCCACACCCCTATTGAGTGATCTCATTCCTAGTTGTACGATGACTTACGACATCAGCGCAGGTCTGGTGATCCATTCATACAATTAGCTTCCCAGGGTGTTCGAATAATGAATCCACAAGAACTGAAGTCCATCCTTTCCCACGGTCTGCTGTCCTTCCCGGTTACCGATTTCAATGCCCAGGGCGATTTCCACCGCGCTGGTTACATCAAACGTCTGGAGTGGCTGGCCCCTTACGGCGCCTCCGCACTGTTCGCCGCTGGCGGTACAGGTGAGTTCTTCTCCCTGACCAGCGACGAATACTCCGAAATCATCAAGACTGCCGTCGACACCTGCGAGAAGTCGGTGCCCATCCTGGCGGGCGTGGGTGGTCCTACCCGTCAAGCCATCGCGATGGCTCAAGAAGCCGAGCGTCTGGGTGCCAAAGGCCTGCTGCTGCTGCCTCACTACCTGACTGAAGCCAGCCAGGACGGCGTTGCCCGTCACGTTGAAGAAGTGTGCAAGTCGGTCAAGATCGGCGTTGTCGTCTACAACCGTAACGTCTGCCGCCTGACGCCTGCGCTGCTGGAGCAACTGGCTGAGCGTTGCCCGAACCTGATCGGTTACAAAGACGGCCTGGGCGACATCGAGCTGATGGTTTCCATCCGCCGTCGCATGGGCGACCGTTTCTCTTACCTGGGTGGTCTGCCGACCGCTGAAGTCTACGCCGCTGCTTACAAGGCACTGGGCGTGCCGGTCTACTCCTCGGCCGTGTTCAACTTCGTACCGAAGCTGGCGATGGACTTCTACCACGCGATCGCCAAAGACGACCACGCCACGGTTGGCAAGCTGATCGACGACTTCTTCCTGCCTTACCTGGACATCCGTAACCGCA
Proteins encoded:
- the kdgD gene encoding 5-dehydro-4-deoxyglucarate dehydratase, giving the protein MNPQELKSILSHGLLSFPVTDFNAQGDFHRAGYIKRLEWLAPYGASALFAAGGTGEFFSLTSDEYSEIIKTAVDTCEKSVPILAGVGGPTRQAIAMAQEAERLGAKGLLLLPHYLTEASQDGVARHVEEVCKSVKIGVVVYNRNVCRLTPALLEQLAERCPNLIGYKDGLGDIELMVSIRRRMGDRFSYLGGLPTAEVYAAAYKALGVPVYSSAVFNFVPKLAMDFYHAIAKDDHATVGKLIDDFFLPYLDIRNRKAGYAVSIVKAGAKIAGYDAGPVRAPLTDLTKEEFEMLAALMDKQGQQ